The Streptomyces cyaneogriseus subsp. noncyanogenus region GGAGGGCTGGACGCCGCAGCCCCCGGCCGGCTCGGGCGCCGTGCGGGAACGCTGGGAGTCCCTGGCCGCCCTGGTGAATCTCGCGCAGGACCTCGCCGCCGTCCGCCCCGACGCCACCCTGGGCGACTTCGTCGCCGAACTCGACGAGCGGGCCGGCGCCCAGCACGCGCCGACCGTGCAGGGCGTCACCCTCGCCTCCCTCCACTCGGCCAAGGGGCTGGAGTGGGACGCCGTCTTCCTGGTCGGTGTCGCCGAGGGCATGATGCCGATCACCTACGCAAAGACCGACGAGCAGATAGAGGAGGAGCGCCGCCTCCTCTACGTGGGCGTCACCCGGGCGCGTGAACGCCTGTACCTCTCCTGGGCGCTGTCCCGCTCGCCCGGCGGCCGTCCCAGCCGCCGCCCCAGCCGCTTCCTGAACGGGCTGCGTCCCGGTTCGCCCGCCGCGGGCGGTCGCCCGGCCGCGGGCGGCCCCGGCGGTGTGGAGCGCGGCCGCCCCGGAAGTCCGCCCGCCGGCGCCGCCCCGCCGCGGCGGACCCGGCGCACCCCGGCCCGCTGCCGGGTCTGCGGCCGTCCGCTCACCGACGGGGGCGAGATGAAACTGATGCGCTGCGAGGACTGCCCCTCCGACATGGACGAGGGCGTCTACGAGCGACTGCGCGCGTGGCGCGAGATCCAGGCGCGGCGCAGCGGGCAGCCCGCCTTCTGCGTCTTCACCGACAAGACGCTGATGGCCATCGCCGAGTCCGTCCCCGAGGACGAACGCGAACTCGCGCGGATTCCCGGTGTCGGGGCGCGCAAGCTCACCCGCTACGGAACCGATGTCCTCGCCATCTGCGCAGGCCGGGACGGTGACGGGCTTGACGAACGGGACTGATGCCAACTCGTCGAAAAAATAGTTTGCGCACGCCCCAGCAATCCCCATAGGTTCTTGGGCACGGGACAGCGGCCTTCCCGGAGGCCCTGACTCCGTGTTGTACTTGCATATCCGTGGACTGGCTCAGCCAGTCCCCCGAGACGCCGAGAGGAGGCGAGTCCAGTGATCAGCATCAACACCAGCACCAACGCCAAACTGACCGATTGCTCGGCCGTCTCCCTGCGCATGCTCGGCGTTTCCGCCCTGGGCACCGGTCTGTCCGGCATTCCTGCCGTGCGCCCGGCGTCCTCCGTTGCCCTCTCGGACCTCCCTGTCCGCGAGCGCAATGAGCGACCGACCAAGGCACTGGAAGCAGTAGTGGCACAGGCCCCGGCCTATGCCTTTGCGGCGACCGGTGCCGGATTCCGGAAGCAGACGACGCAGCACCACCTGATGTGGGCCTTCCGTGGGCCAAAACCCTGGAGTCATCCAGCCTGATCGCCGATCAGGCCGGCGCCTTCAGGGCCGCGGAACCCCATCCGGGATCCGCGGCCCTTCTGTTTTCCCCGAACGGGGAGAGCGGCGCGAAGGAGCCTCGGGACAGCAAGAGAACCCGGTACCCAGCCGCCCCCGGCCGACCGGCCGGAACGACCAGACGAGGAAGACGACCCGTGCAACTCGAAGCGCACGCCCCGTCCGTACCGCCTTCCCACACGATCCCCAAGCCCGGCCCCACGGAGGACTCCACCTTGACCCCGCTGACCGCGCTCACCGCGCTCGACGACGCCATCGAGAACCTCGGTGTACCCGTCCCCTGCCGCTCCTACGACCCGGAGGTCTTCTTCGCCGAGTCGCCGGCGGACGTGGAGTACGCCAAGTCCCTGTGCCGCACCTGCCCGCTGATGGACGCCTGCCTCGCCGGCGCCAAGGAGCGGCGTGAGCCGTGGGGCGTCTGGGGCGGTGAGCTGTTCGTCCAGGGCGTCGTCGTCGCCCGGAAGCGGCCCCGTGGCCGCCCGCGCAAGAACCCGGTCACGGCATGAACACCGCAGGAACGATCGACCGCCCCCTCACGCACGACCCCAAGAAGCAGGCCCCGATGAAGCCGTCCACCCACGAACCCGCAGGTTCCGCGCCCGAAGACTTCACCACCAGCGGCGCGAAGGACTCGCGCCAGAACAGGACCCGAGAGATGCAACTCATCCCAGAAGCCCTGGCTCGTGCGCATATGCACGACCGCTTGTACGAGGCGGAGCGGGAACGCCGGGCCGTACGCCTGGTGACCGCCCGCCGGATGCAGCGCCGGGCGGAGCGCGCCTCGATGCGCGCCCGGCGCGCGCTCGCCATGGCGGTCATGCAGTAACCGACCGCGTCACACCCGGCGCGGTGGCCTCCCGGCCCAGGGGGGCGCAGCCTTCTCCGTGGGGGCCGGTCCGTCCGAACGGACCGGCCCCCACGGCGTGTTCCGCCCATCCGTCCCCTGCGGCCGGGGCCGGGTGGGCGGCGAGCCGGGCCGGCCCGCCGCCCCGTTCACGCCTGTGCCGCCGCGTCCGGGGGCTCCTCCTCGTCGTCGACGAATCCCGGCAGCCACTCCTGCAACTCATCGCGCAGCCGCACCGTCGCCCCGAGCTGGCACAGCACCCCGATGGTGCTCAGGGTCACCCGGTGGATCAGCAGGTACGCCGGGGGCAGGTTGAGCTGCTTGCCGAGCTGGTACGCCGGGGAACGGGGATCGGCGATCCGGGCCGCCTGTCCGCGCATCCAGCCCCGGGTGA contains the following coding sequences:
- a CDS encoding WhiB family transcriptional regulator, which gives rise to MQLEAHAPSVPPSHTIPKPGPTEDSTLTPLTALTALDDAIENLGVPVPCRSYDPEVFFAESPADVEYAKSLCRTCPLMDACLAGAKERREPWGVWGGELFVQGVVVARKRPRGRPRKNPVTA